One genomic segment of Desulfomicrobium sp. ZS1 includes these proteins:
- a CDS encoding serine/threonine protein kinase yields MTNAYEIISRFDPEFPRKRAGQLLTDTSEFMNITYGDVIDLNGKYFLVLRDEKERSFGVEDPKYWVKRCRELSTRERKILKLVFYERFPVSMGSMEIECFRSPRKEARILDLVKGDMRFMQGYSHDDTAGNNVRVLDVVKGDLLSLHVDRLEADHKTYFFEMLPDILTQFTQACRAIEFLHKHGENHGDIRRDHLWLEQDTGNYVWIDFDYTYEFQENPFGLDIFGLGNLLLFLIGKKFCTTFNIPRPDFDGKADVSFEAADFSLLFRNRLANLRKVYPYVPHALNNVLMHFSSASEVFYFTVGEMLEDLTPCIDEIRRGRINT; encoded by the coding sequence ATGACGAACGCTTATGAGATCATCAGCCGCTTTGACCCGGAATTCCCGCGCAAGCGGGCTGGACAGCTGCTGACCGACACCTCGGAATTCATGAACATCACGTATGGCGATGTGATCGACCTGAATGGAAAATATTTCCTGGTGCTGCGGGACGAAAAAGAGCGCAGTTTCGGTGTGGAGGACCCCAAATATTGGGTCAAGCGTTGCCGGGAGCTTTCCACGCGAGAGAGAAAAATCCTAAAGCTGGTCTTTTACGAACGCTTTCCCGTGTCTATGGGCAGCATGGAGATCGAGTGCTTCCGCAGCCCGCGCAAGGAGGCCCGCATCCTGGACCTGGTCAAGGGAGACATGCGCTTTATGCAGGGGTATTCCCACGACGATACGGCCGGGAACAACGTGCGCGTCCTCGACGTGGTCAAAGGCGACCTGCTCTCCCTGCACGTCGACCGCCTGGAGGCCGACCACAAAACCTACTTTTTCGAAATGCTGCCGGACATCCTGACACAATTCACGCAGGCCTGCCGCGCCATCGAATTTCTGCACAAACACGGGGAGAACCATGGCGACATCCGCCGCGATCACCTCTGGCTGGAACAGGATACGGGCAACTATGTCTGGATTGATTTTGACTACACCTACGAGTTCCAGGAAAATCCCTTCGGCCTGGACATCTTTGGCCTCGGCAACCTCCTTCTGTTCCTGATCGGCAAAAAATTCTGCACCACTTTTAACATCCCCCGGCCGGATTTCGACGGCAAGGCGGATGTTTCCTTTGAAGCGGCGGATTTTTCCCTGCTTTTCAGGAATCGCCTGGCCAACCTGCGCAAGGTATACCCCTATGTGCCCCATGCATTGAACAACGTGCTCATGCACTTTTCCTCCGCCTCTGAGGTGTTCTATTTCACTGTCGGAGAAATGCTTGAAGACCTTACGCCCTGCATCGATGAAATTCGTCGCGGGCGAATCAACACGTAA
- a CDS encoding DUF523 and DUF1722 domain-containing protein, with product MNRPIRLGVSRCLLGDKVRYDGGHKHDPFLTKTLGEYVEYVPVCPEVECGLPIPREALRLVGDPDSPRLLTQKTRIDHTKRMQDWAAGRLAELENEGLCGFIFKSKSPSSGMERVKVYSESGNLAGQSVGIFARMFMKHFPLLPVEEEGRLHDVHLRENFIDRIFVLRRYRDMLKGGQNLGNLITFHTRHKLQILAHSPEIYRAMGRLVASGKSMPKDQLFKNYHEHLMTAMRMKATPPKHRNVLQHIMGYFKNDLLPDEKQELLDLINQYARGVLPLIVPVTLLNHYVLKYEEFYLQDQTYLRPHPLELKLRNHA from the coding sequence ATGAACCGACCCATCCGGCTGGGTGTCAGCCGTTGCCTGCTCGGGGACAAGGTCCGTTACGACGGGGGGCACAAGCACGACCCCTTTCTGACCAAGACCCTGGGCGAATATGTGGAATACGTCCCGGTCTGTCCGGAGGTGGAATGCGGCCTGCCCATCCCGCGCGAAGCCCTGCGCCTGGTAGGTGATCCGGATTCCCCGCGTCTTCTGACCCAGAAGACCCGCATCGACCACACCAAGCGCATGCAGGATTGGGCCGCGGGCCGTCTGGCCGAACTGGAAAACGAAGGACTGTGCGGCTTCATCTTCAAGAGCAAATCCCCATCCAGCGGTATGGAGAGGGTCAAAGTCTATTCGGAATCGGGCAATCTCGCCGGGCAGTCGGTGGGCATCTTCGCGCGCATGTTCATGAAGCATTTTCCCCTTCTGCCCGTGGAAGAGGAGGGCCGCTTGCACGATGTGCACCTGCGCGAAAATTTCATCGACCGCATCTTCGTGCTGCGCCGCTACCGCGACATGCTCAAAGGCGGTCAGAATCTCGGCAACCTGATCACGTTCCACACCCGGCACAAACTCCAAATTCTGGCCCACAGCCCCGAAATCTACCGGGCCATGGGCAGGCTGGTGGCGAGCGGCAAGTCCATGCCCAAGGATCAGCTTTTCAAGAATTACCACGAACATCTCATGACCGCGATGCGCATGAAGGCCACTCCGCCCAAGCACCGCAACGTGCTGCAGCACATCATGGGCTACTTCAAAAACGATCTGCTCCCGGATGAAAAGCAGGAACTGCTCGACCTGATCAACCAGTACGCGCGCGGCGTGCTGCCGCTCATTGTTCCCGTGACCCTGCTCAACCACTATGTGCTCAAATACGAGGAATTCTATCTGCAGGACCAGACGTATCTCAGGCCTCACCCCCTCGAACTCAAGTTGCGCAACCACGCTTAG
- a CDS encoding pyridoxamine 5'-phosphate oxidase family protein yields MPTLITQPNFVETTIAEPEIRETLETILGEQRSGVLATSFMDIPLCSQMAFVTSHDLRTIIIVTPRQTAKYDNMSSNPNVSFLISTARNDPSDPASAQALTVTAFATELDGERRHKAVTLFSRKHPSLSAFAAASDSAVMELKVDSYCLVNNFQQLTRIGFG; encoded by the coding sequence ATGCCGACTCTGATAACACAACCAAACTTTGTAGAAACCACCATAGCCGAACCCGAAATCCGCGAGACCCTGGAGACCATCCTGGGCGAACAACGCTCCGGAGTCCTGGCCACCTCCTTCATGGACATACCGCTGTGCAGCCAGATGGCTTTCGTGACTTCGCATGACTTGCGGACCATTATCATCGTCACGCCACGGCAGACCGCAAAATACGACAACATGAGTTCCAACCCCAACGTGTCCTTCCTGATCAGCACGGCCCGCAACGATCCGTCCGATCCGGCCAGTGCCCAAGCCCTGACGGTGACGGCCTTCGCCACCGAGCTCGACGGAGAACGCAGACACAAGGCGGTGACTCTTTTTTCAAGAAAGCATCCGAGTTTAAGCGCTTTTGCGGCCGCCTCCGACAGCGCGGTCATGGAACTTAAAGTGGACAGCTACTGTCTGGTCAACAACTTCCAGCAGCTGACCCGCATCGGCTTCGGATGA
- a CDS encoding SDR family oxidoreductase, giving the protein MEQNRTVAVLGATGYIGGRLVAALLERGWNVRAVGRNPEKLRCRPFAAHPNVELVQADALDQPALTDALRGCHAAYYLVHSMYPGVKNFEDRDKRAATIMRDAAREAGLERILYLGGLGDTDKDLSEHLKSRMEVGEILGSGPVPLTWLRAAMIIGSGSASFEILRYLVDRLPLMITPAWVKSLCQPIAVTNVLEYLVGCLDRPGAAGRTLDIGGPDILSYRDLFDIYARVAGLRPRIIIPVPVLTPRLSSYWIQMVTPVPSSLSRPLAEGLRNKVVCRENSIRELVPTRLLSCEEAITRALDRTVRHEVETCWSDAGLQRVPEWIDCGDAPYAGGTVLESAHTLTMAATPAQVWHVIVRLGGDEGWLYGNWMWKIRGLADKLIGGPGLRRGRRDPEELRIGDALDFWRVLLVEENRRLRLLAEMKLPGEALLQFDIEEEGPGRTRLTLRARFLPRGLWGMVYWYPLIPVHGPLFRGMLTALARKIGGKILSGPVTPPKEGSQCRL; this is encoded by the coding sequence ATGGAACAAAACCGGACTGTCGCCGTCCTCGGGGCCACGGGTTACATCGGAGGCCGTCTGGTTGCAGCGCTGCTGGAGCGCGGCTGGAATGTACGCGCTGTGGGCCGCAATCCGGAAAAACTGCGCTGCAGGCCTTTCGCCGCCCATCCGAACGTGGAACTGGTCCAGGCCGACGCCCTGGATCAGCCGGCGCTGACCGACGCCCTGCGCGGATGTCACGCGGCGTACTATCTGGTCCATTCCATGTATCCCGGCGTGAAGAATTTTGAGGATCGCGACAAGCGAGCCGCCACCATCATGCGTGATGCAGCCCGGGAAGCCGGTCTTGAGCGAATCCTGTATCTGGGAGGGCTTGGCGACACGGACAAGGATTTGAGCGAACATCTCAAATCGCGCATGGAAGTCGGCGAGATTCTCGGCAGCGGGCCGGTCCCCCTGACCTGGCTGCGGGCGGCCATGATCATCGGTTCGGGCAGCGCGTCTTTTGAAATCCTGCGCTACCTGGTGGACCGCCTGCCGCTCATGATCACCCCGGCCTGGGTCAAATCCCTGTGCCAGCCCATCGCCGTGACCAACGTGCTCGAATACCTGGTCGGCTGCCTGGACCGTCCAGGGGCCGCAGGCCGCACCCTGGACATCGGCGGCCCGGACATCCTCAGCTACCGCGATCTTTTCGACATCTATGCCCGCGTGGCTGGACTACGGCCGCGTATCATCATCCCGGTGCCGGTGCTGACGCCGAGGCTCTCCTCCTACTGGATCCAGATGGTCACCCCGGTCCCGTCCAGCCTGTCACGCCCCCTGGCCGAAGGATTGCGCAACAAGGTCGTATGCCGGGAAAACAGCATTCGGGAGCTTGTTCCGACCCGCCTGCTCAGCTGCGAAGAGGCCATCACGAGGGCCCTGGACCGCACGGTTCGCCACGAAGTGGAAACCTGCTGGTCCGACGCGGGTCTGCAGCGCGTACCGGAATGGATCGACTGCGGCGACGCTCCCTACGCCGGAGGGACAGTGCTAGAATCGGCGCATACCCTGACCATGGCAGCCACCCCGGCCCAGGTCTGGCACGTGATCGTCCGCCTCGGCGGGGACGAGGGCTGGCTGTATGGGAACTGGATGTGGAAAATAAGGGGCTTGGCCGACAAACTCATCGGCGGTCCGGGTCTGCGGCGCGGGCGGCGTGATCCCGAGGAACTGCGCATCGGTGATGCCCTGGACTTCTGGCGGGTGCTGTTGGTCGAGGAAAATCGCCGCCTGCGCCTGCTGGCCGAAATGAAACTGCCGGGCGAAGCCCTACTCCAGTTCGATATTGAGGAAGAGGGCCCAGGCCGCACCAGATTGACCCTGCGCGCCCGTTTCCTGCCCCGAGGATTATGGGGCATGGTGTACTGGTATCCGCTCATACCGGTGCACGGACCGCTCTTTCGGGGCATGCTCACGGCCCTGGCCCGCAAGATCGGAGGAAAAATTCTTTCCGGACCCGTCACCCCGCCCAAGGAGGGCTCGCAATGCCGACTCTGA
- a CDS encoding leucyl aminopeptidase: MNIHVFRDCGELKDAVLLMFCSEGKGWDKADQDRARRIGLDPEISFSGKAGRTRLCSAAGGTCLLVGLGKADDLDLEGFHAAVGMAVRAAASQEIASLAVASDHLDRLELADDLTLECVVAARLASYRFVAFKSDPGEEDCPASLTVWSDEADMEAKVARALAVADGAALARDLVNTPANVATPEYLAGVARDLAEKFGFGVQVYGPEEIVGMGMGSFASVFRGSDTPARFIVLDSMPGSEAKPLVFVGKGVTFDTGGISLKPSAKMHEMKGDMAGAAAILGLFKAMGQAGGGGRRVVGLLPCTENVPGSRATKPGDVVTAMNGKTIEILNTDAEGRLILADALAYSERFKPEILVDLATLTGACLVALGTKVAAVFATTAELDQRIRESGSRVGERFWPMPLWKEYGVPLKSDVADLKNIATREGGAIYAAMFLKNFVPEGVDWAHLDIAGPAWTDENASIFRPGGTGFGVRTLWELVEAYAGQEGETAL; encoded by the coding sequence GTGAATATACATGTATTTCGGGATTGTGGCGAGTTGAAAGATGCCGTGCTGCTCATGTTTTGTTCCGAAGGAAAGGGGTGGGACAAAGCGGATCAGGATCGTGCACGACGTATCGGGCTTGATCCGGAGATTTCTTTTTCGGGCAAGGCCGGGCGGACCCGGCTGTGTTCCGCAGCGGGTGGAACCTGCCTGCTGGTGGGTCTTGGCAAGGCGGACGACCTTGATCTGGAAGGATTTCACGCTGCCGTGGGCATGGCTGTGCGGGCCGCGGCCAGCCAGGAGATTGCCTCCCTGGCGGTGGCTTCCGACCATCTGGATCGGCTGGAGCTGGCCGACGACCTGACGCTGGAATGCGTTGTGGCCGCGCGGCTGGCCAGCTATCGTTTCGTCGCCTTCAAATCCGATCCTGGCGAAGAGGATTGCCCTGCGAGCCTTACGGTCTGGAGCGACGAGGCGGACATGGAGGCAAAAGTGGCCCGGGCCCTGGCCGTGGCGGATGGAGCCGCCCTGGCCCGTGATCTGGTCAACACCCCGGCCAACGTGGCCACTCCCGAATATTTGGCAGGGGTTGCCCGTGATCTGGCCGAAAAATTTGGTTTCGGCGTGCAGGTCTATGGCCCCGAGGAGATCGTGGGCATGGGCATGGGCTCCTTTGCCTCGGTTTTTCGCGGCAGCGACACCCCCGCCCGGTTCATCGTGCTCGATTCGATGCCGGGCAGCGAGGCCAAGCCATTGGTCTTTGTCGGTAAGGGCGTGACCTTCGACACCGGCGGCATCTCGCTCAAGCCTTCCGCCAAGATGCATGAAATGAAAGGGGACATGGCCGGCGCCGCCGCCATTCTTGGGCTGTTCAAGGCCATGGGCCAGGCCGGGGGCGGAGGGCGGCGCGTCGTCGGGCTCTTGCCGTGCACGGAGAACGTGCCGGGCAGCAGGGCCACCAAACCCGGCGACGTGGTCACGGCCATGAACGGCAAAACCATCGAGATCCTGAACACCGACGCCGAAGGTCGCCTCATCCTGGCCGACGCCCTGGCCTACAGCGAGCGCTTCAAGCCCGAGATCCTGGTCGATCTGGCCACCTTGACCGGAGCCTGCCTCGTGGCGCTGGGCACTAAGGTCGCTGCGGTTTTCGCCACCACGGCGGAGCTGGACCAGCGCATCCGCGAAAGCGGCAGCCGGGTGGGCGAGAGGTTCTGGCCCATGCCGCTGTGGAAGGAGTACGGCGTGCCGCTGAAAAGCGACGTGGCGGATTTGAAGAATATCGCCACGCGCGAGGGCGGGGCGATCTATGCGGCCATGTTTTTGAAGAATTTCGTGCCCGAAGGAGTGGACTGGGCCCATCTGGACATAGCGGGGCCGGCCTGGACGGATGAGAATGCGTCCATCTTCAGGCCCGGCGGGACCGGCTTCGGCGTGCGGACCCTGTGGGAGCTTGTGGAAGCGTATGCTGGGCAGGAGGGGGAGACGGCGCTTTAA
- the thpR gene encoding RNA 2',3'-cyclic phosphodiesterase: MRLFIGIPLPGEYAQLIGRIQAAWKKRLTSKVSWVRPELAHVTLKFLGEVDEEKISAIVQAMREAARGIFEMQGGAGGFFPAVGAPRVIWVGLRQGREECAAYFEKLDGGLAQAGFLAESKPFSPHLTVARVKAAMRSDDWSGLLGDLKRDWPVFTVDHVVLWQSILRPSGPEYRRVAEVELTDRS, from the coding sequence ATGCGTCTCTTCATAGGCATCCCCCTTCCCGGCGAGTACGCGCAACTCATTGGCAGGATTCAAGCGGCGTGGAAAAAGCGCCTGACCTCGAAGGTGTCATGGGTGCGGCCGGAACTGGCTCATGTGACGCTCAAGTTTCTTGGCGAAGTGGATGAGGAAAAGATTTCGGCTATTGTCCAGGCAATGCGGGAGGCGGCTCGGGGAATTTTTGAGATGCAGGGGGGAGCGGGCGGCTTTTTTCCTGCTGTGGGCGCGCCGCGTGTGATCTGGGTCGGTTTGCGCCAGGGGCGTGAGGAATGCGCGGCGTATTTTGAAAAACTTGACGGGGGATTGGCGCAGGCCGGATTTTTGGCCGAGTCGAAACCCTTCTCCCCGCATCTGACCGTGGCCCGGGTCAAGGCCGCCATGCGAAGCGACGATTGGTCCGGTCTGCTGGGTGATTTGAAGAGGGATTGGCCCGTGTTCACGGTAGACCATGTCGTGCTCTGGCAGAGCATTCTGAGGCCCTCCGGACCGGAGTATCGGAGGGTGGCGGAAGTGGAATTGACGGACCGGAGCTAG
- a CDS encoding nucleotidyltransferase family protein, translating to MNAYSGIGLLESDLILIARAATQLPEIHQVILFGSRAKGTHKPGSDVDLAIKGKNLAYESAIRLASLLNEESPMPYFFDVVNYDAITEPQLLEHIDRVGVVIFERR from the coding sequence ATGAACGCGTATTCCGGCATCGGCCTGCTGGAGAGCGACCTGATACTGATCGCCCGCGCCGCGACGCAACTTCCCGAAATACATCAGGTCATCCTCTTCGGCTCAAGGGCCAAAGGTACGCACAAGCCAGGTTCGGATGTAGACCTGGCCATCAAGGGAAAAAACCTTGCGTACGAATCCGCAATCCGGCTGGCCAGCCTTCTCAACGAGGAATCGCCGATGCCTTATTTCTTTGACGTCGTGAATTACGATGCCATCACGGAACCGCAACTGCTCGAACATATCGACCGGGTGGGCGTGGTGATCTTCGAACGGCGCTAG
- a CDS encoding nucleotidyltransferase substrate binding protein, which translates to MNTHDVRWRQRFDQFDKSFALLESAMTIEKMTIIERAGLIQFFEMAFEQSWKLLKDYQESEGFTITSPRQAIKQAFQSGLITDGHAWISALEDRNLTTHTYNEQTADLVEQKIRNDYFPLLKSLHAIFRDRIGQQP; encoded by the coding sequence ATGAACACCCATGATGTACGCTGGCGGCAGAGATTCGACCAGTTCGACAAATCATTCGCCTTGCTGGAATCGGCAATGACCATCGAAAAAATGACGATCATTGAACGGGCGGGACTCATCCAATTTTTTGAAATGGCTTTCGAGCAAAGCTGGAAGCTGCTCAAGGATTATCAGGAGTCGGAAGGGTTTACGATCACAAGCCCGCGTCAGGCCATCAAACAGGCCTTTCAATCCGGCCTCATCACTGATGGCCATGCCTGGATAAGCGCCCTGGAAGACCGCAACCTGACCACGCACACCTACAACGAGCAGACGGCGGACCTCGTGGAACAAAAAATCCGCAACGACTACTTCCCCCTGCTCAAATCCCTGCATGCAATTTTCCGCGACAGGATCGGACAGCAACCATGA